The following are encoded together in the Mycteria americana isolate JAX WOST 10 ecotype Jacksonville Zoo and Gardens chromosome 2, USCA_MyAme_1.0, whole genome shotgun sequence genome:
- the GALR1 gene encoding galanin receptor type 1: MEAGEPAAAPLNRSRAGAEPPRGEFNLSGLPEAGEKPLFGIGIENFITLIVFVLIFTLGVLGNSLVITVLARSKPGKRRSTTNIFILNLSIADLAYLLFCIPFQSTVYVLPAWVLGAFICKFVHYFFTVSMLVSIFTLSAMSVDRYVAIVHSRRSSALRVSRNALLGVGLIWALSFAMASPVAHHQRLFHRDASNQTFCWEQWPNPRHKKVYVVCTFVFGYLLPLLLISFCYAKVLNHLHKKLRNMSKKSEVSKKKTAQTVLVVVVVFGISWLPHHVIHLWAEFGDFPLTQASFLFRVAAHCLAYSNSSVNPIIYAFLSENFRKAYKQVFKCQIGNESPLNDAKENKSRIDTPPSTNCTHV; encoded by the exons ATGGAGGCGGGGGAGCCCGCGGCGGCGCCGCTCAACCGGTcccgggccggggcagagccgccccGCGGGGAGTTCAACCTCTCCGGGCTGCCGGAGGCGGGGGAGAAGCCCCTCTTCGGCATCGGCATCGAGAACTTCATCACCTTGATCGTCTTCGTCTTGATCTTcaccctgggggtgctgggcaACTCGCTGGTGATCACGGTGCTGGCGAGGAGCAAGCCAGGCAAGCGCCGCAGCACCACCAACATCTTCATCCTCAACCTGAGCATCGCCGACCTGGCCTACCTGCTCTTCTGCATCCCCTTCCAGTCCACGGTCTACGTGCTCCCCGCCTGGGTGCTGGGCGCCTTCATCTGCAAGTTCGTCCACTACTTCTTCACCGTCTCCATGCTGGTGAGCATCTTCACGCTCTCGGCCATGTCGGTGGACCGCTACGTGGCCATCGTGCACTCCCGACGCTCCTCGGCCTTGCGCGTTTCCCGCAACGCGCTGCTGGGCGTGGGGCTCATCTGGGCGCTTTCCTTCGCCATGGCCTCGCCAGTGGCTCACCACCAGCGCCTCTTCCACCGCGACGCCAGCAACCAGACCTTTTGCTGGGAGCAGTGGCCCAACCCACGCCACAAGAAGGTCTACGTGGTTTGCACGTTTGTCTTCGGCTAtctgctcccgctgctgctcATCTCCTTCTGCTATGCCAAG GTTCTTAATCATCTGCATAAAAAGTTGAGAAACATGTCAAAGAAGTCAGAAGTGTCCAAGAAAAAG ACAGCACAGACTGTGTTGGTGGTGGTAGTGGTTTTTGGCATCTCCTGGCTGCCTCATCACGTGATTCATCTCTGGGCTGAATTTGGAGATTTCCCACTGACTCAAGCCTCCTTTCTCTTCAGAGTGGCCGCACACTGCCTGGCTTACAGCAATTCTTCTGTGAACCCGATTATATACgcatttctctctgaaaattttAGGAAGGCCTACAAACAAGTCTTCAAATGCCAGATAGGTAACGAGTCACCTCTGAATGAtgctaaggaaaataaaagtcGGATAGATACACCACCATCTACCAACTGTACCCACGTGTGA